In Oxalobacteraceae bacterium OTU3CINTB1, the sequence CGTTACTGTCCCTTTGTCGCGGCCGACCTGTCGTTCACCGGCGTAGGCCATTCGTTCAGTTTCACGGGCGCCGGCCGCAACATCGTCGTCGACGACATCACCTTCACGGTCGCCCCGGTACCGGAGCCGGAAACCTATGCCTTGCTGCTGGGAGGCCTCGGGTTGCTGGGACTGACGGCGCGCCGCCGCAAGGTTCGCGCTTAAGCCAGCGCACGCCGAGACACCGCCTTCGGGCGGCTTTTTCATTGGCGGGCGGGGCCGCGAACCGCGCCGGGGAAACGCTGCAATAAGTTCCAGACAGAACGGCTCAAAATCTGTATAATCTGCTTTTGCGCCTATAGGAATTGCTATGCGTCTTCTCCAAAAAGCACTCACGTTCGATGACGTGCTTCTCGTCCCAGCGTACTCGAATGTTCTGCCTGCCGATACGTCCCTCAAAACTCGTCTGACCCGCAATATCACGTTGAACATTCCGCTGCTGTCTGCCGCGATGGACACCGTGACCGAAGGCCGTCTGGCGATCGCCATGGCGCAAGAGGGTGGCATCGGCATCATTCACAAGAACCTCAATCCGAAGGACCAGGCGCGCGAAGTGGCCAAGGTCAAGCGTTTCGAGGCCGGCGTGCTGCGCGATCCGATCACGATCCCGCCGACGATGAAAATCCGCGACGTCATCAAACTGACCGAGCAGTACGGCATCTCCGGCTTCCCGGTGGTCGAAGGCAAGGAAGTGGTCGGCATCATCACCAACCGCGACCTGCGCTTTGAACAGGAACTCGACGCCGAAGCGCGCGCCAAGATGACCCCGCGCGAAAAGCTGGTGTTCATCAAGGAAAGCGGCGACGGCGCCGACCGCGACGAAGCCAAGCGCCTGATGAACAAGCACCGCCTCGAGCGCGTACTGGTCGTCAACGACGCGTTCGAGTTGCGCGGCCTGATCACCGTCAAGGATATCCAGAAGTCCACCGAGCACCCGAACGCCTCCAAGGACCAGCACGGCAAACTGCTGGTGGGCGCCGCCGTCGGCGTCGGCGCCAAGGATGAGGAACGCATCGAGCTGCTGGTCGCCGCCGGCGTCGACGTGCTGGTGGTCGACACCGCCCACGGCCACTCGCAAGGCATCCTCGACCGCGTGAAATGGATCAAGACCAAGTTCCCGCACGTGGACGTCATCGGCGGCAACATCGCCACCGCCGCCGCCGCCAAGGCGCTGGTCGAATACGGCGCCGACGCGGTCAAGGTCGGCATCGGCCCCGGCTCGATCTGCACCACCCGTATCGTCGCCGGCGTCGGCGTGCCGCAGATCACCGCCATCTCCAATGTCGCCGAGGCGCTGGAAGGCACCGGCGTGCCCTGTATCGCCGACGGCGGCATCCGCTTCTCGGGCGACATCTCCAAGGCGCTGGCCGCCGGCGCGTCGACCGTGATGATGGGTTCGATGTTCGCGGGCACCGAAGAGGCGCCGGGCGAAGTGATCCTGTACCAGGGCCGCTCGTACAAGTCGTATCGCGGCATGGGTTCGCTGGGCGCGATGTCGGACGGTTCGGCCGACCGCTACTTCCAGGACGCCACGATGAAGGCCGACAAGTTCGTGCCCGAAGGTATCGAAGGCCGCGTCGCCTACAAGGGCAGCGTGCTGGCGATCATCTTCCAGCTGGTCGGCGGCGTGCGCCAATCGATGGGTTACTGCGGCTGCGCCACCATCGACGAGCTGCGCAACAAAGCCGAGTTCGTCGAGATCACCTCGGCCGGCATGCGCGAATCGCATGTGCACGACGTGCAAATCACCAAGGAAGCGCCGAACTACCGTTCCGGCGACTAAGCAGTCCTTGCAACGCCGGCTAGCAAGCCGGCGTTTTTCCATTCCAGACCTCTTCTGTAGACATCCATGCATTCTAAAATCCTCATTCTCGATTTCGGCTCCCAAGTCACCCAACTGATCGCCCGCCGTGTGCGCGACTCCGGCGTGTTTTCGGAAGTGTTCCCGTACGACGTCAGCGACGAGTTCGTGCGCAACTACGGCGCCGCCGGCGTGATCCTGTCGGGCAGCCACAACTCCACCTTGGACGGCGACTCGCCGCGCGCGCCGCAGGCCGTGTTCGAGCTGGGCGTGCCGGTGCTAGGGATCTGCTACGGCATGCAGACGATGGCGGCGCAGCTGGGCGGTAAAGTGGAGAACGGCCTGGTGCGCGAATTCGGCTATGCCGAAGTGCGCGCGCGCAGCCACACTAAACTGCTCGACGGCATCAACGACTTCGTCACCGACGAAGGCCACGGCATGCTGAAGGTGTGGATGAGCCACGGCGACAAGGTGCTGGAAATGCCGCCGGGCTTCGTCCTGATGGGCAACACGCCAAGCTGCCCGATCGCCGCGATGGCCAACGAAGAGAAGCATTTCTACGGCGTGCAATGGCACCCGGAAGTGACGCACACGGTGCAGGGCAAGGCCATGCTGGGTCGCTTCGTGCACGAGATCTGCGGCTGCAAATCGGACTGGAACATGCCGGACTACATCAGCGAAGCGGTCGAGAAGATCCGCGCGCAAGTGGGCACCGACGAGGTCATCCTCGGCCTGTCCGGCGGCGTCGACTCGTCCGTGGCCGCCGCGCTGATCCACCGCGCCATCGGCGACCAGCTCACCTGCGTGTTCGTCGACCACGGCCTGCTGCGCCTGGACGAGGGCAAGATGGTCATGGACATGTTCGCCAAGAACCTGGGCGTCAAGGTCATCCGCGTGGACGCCGAGGACCAGTTCATGGGCCACCTGGCCGGCGTCGCCGACCCGGAGCAAAAGCGCAAGATCATCGGCCGCGAATTCGTCGAAGTGTTCCAGGTCGAATCGGGCAAGCTGGTCAACGCCAAATGGCTGGCGCAGGGCACCATCTACCCGGACGTGATCGAATCGGCCGGCAAGGGCAAGAAGGGCCAGACCATCAAGAGCCACCACAACGTCGGCGGCCTGCCGGAGACGATGAAGCTCAAGCTGCTCGAGCCGTTGCGCGAACTGTTCAAGGACGAGGTGCGCAAGCTGGGCGTGGCGCTGGGCCTGCCGCATGACATGGTTTATCGTCATCCGTTCCCGGGTCCCGGCCTTGGCGTGCGCATCCTGGGCGAGGTGAAGAAGGATTTCGCCGACCTGCTGCGCCGCGCCGACGCCATCTTCATCGAAGAGCTGCGCAACACGCCGTACGAAGCGGTGGTGGTGCCGGGCTTCGATCAGGACAGCGTGCCGACCAACTGGTACGAAGCGACCAGCCAGGCGTTTGCCGTCTTCCTGCCGGTCAAATCGGTGGGCGTGATGGGCGATGGCCGCACGTATGAATACGTCGTCGCCCTGCGCGCGGTGCAGACGCAGGACTTCATGACGGCGCACTGGGCGCACCTGCCACACGCGCTGCTGGGCAAGGTGTCGAACCGCATCATCAACGAGGTGCGCGGGATCAACCGGGTGGTGTACGACATCTCGGGCAAGCCGCCGGCGACGATCGAGTGGGAATGATGTTTAGCCCGGTAGCCGCTGGCAACGTCGCGTAGATGGATGAGACCAGGCCCCTAACTCTCAGGGGCTTTTTCATTTTGGATGCAGTTGCATCGTCCGGTAAATGAGTGGTCGATAGTTTCGGCTGGAGTATTAGTGGAATTTACGGGCCGCCTCTGCCACCGACTGCGGCATACACCTGGCCGGTCGCATAGCTCGATTCGTTCGAAGCGAGCAGCACGTAGATGCCCGCCAGTTCCGCCGGCTGGCCCGGCCGTTTCATTGGCGTATCGGCGCCGAATTCCGGCAATTTATCCGGCGGCTGGCCGCCCGTGACCTGCAGCGGCGTCCAGAAGGGGCCGGGCGCGACCGCGTTGACGCGGATGCCTTTCGGCGCCAGCTGCTTGGCCAGTCCCTTGCTGAAAATCATGATCGCGCCCTTGGTGGCCGCATAGTCGATCAGGTTTTCGCTCGGCTCGTAGGCGTTTACCGAGGCGGTGTTGATGATCGTGGCGCCAGGCTTGAGCAGCGGCACGGCGGCCTTGGTGATCCAGAACATCGCGTACACATTCGTCTTGAAGGTCTCGTCGAACTGTGCGGTGGTCATGTCGAGGATGGAGTCGCGCGAGAATTGGCGCGCGGCGTTGTTGACGAGGATGTCGAGGCCGCCCAGCTCGCGCGCGGCATCGGCCACGAGCTTTTTGCAGAACGCCTCATCCTTGATGTCGCCCGGGATGGCGACCGCCTTGCGGCCCTCGGCACGTATCAGCGCTACCACTTCGCGCGCATCCGCTTCCTCCGCCGGCAGGTAGTTGATGGCCACGTCCGCGCCCTCGCGCGCGTAGGCGATCGCGGCGGCGCGCCCGATGCCGGAATCGCCACCCGTGAGCAGCGCCTTGCGGCCCTTGAGCCGCCCCGAACCCTTATAGCTGGTTTCGCCATGGTCGGGGCGTGGATTCATCTTGCTGGTCAAGCCAGGCCAGGGCTGCTGCTGTTTCGGAAACGGTGGCGCGGGATAGGCGGTGAGCGGATCTTTCGGCGGCACATCGGCGCCGGCGTCAGCCCCGCTCTTGGCAAGCGATGGCGCCATCGCCGCGCCGAGAAGACCGGTTGCCGCCGCGCCAACGACCGCGCGCCTGCTTGAATTTGGTTTATCCATCATGGCTCCTTTCCAATGGGTGTGACGTCATCTTTCCGGCTTTTCCGGAGGCGTACTGTGCGTTGTCTCGCATAACGTCGTTCTCCGTGCAAATCGCATGGCGAACCCGCTGGCCCCCATTTTTATGCCGGAAAATGTGCGGCACTTCGCATACAGCCGGCACGCCAAAAAGTATCCTGAATTTCATTTTCAAAGGAGAGCGTCATGCCTACAGGTGCCAATGCGAAGCGCGAACGGGAATACAAAAAGATCGAACGCAAATTTAAGAAGGAGGGCCGTTACAAGGGCCGGGAGGAGGAGGTCGCTTCGCGTATCGTCAATAAACAGCGCGCCGAAGCGGGCGAGACGAAGAAACACACGCACAAGCCTGCCCGCCGGTCCGCCTCGCGGCGCAAAAGCAGCGGCGCGCGGGCCGCTTCCCGTCGCGGAAAATGATCAAAGGGAGGGGCATTGGTCATGGCTCAGCTACCCATCTTACACCGCGTGTCCGCAGGTGTCCTGGATGTCGCGTATTACGAGGCGGGTCCTGCGGATGGCGTGCCGACCGTTCTTCTCCATGGCTTTCCCTATGATGCTCATGCCTTTGACGAGGTGACGGCCAGTCTCGCCGGTGCAGGGCACCGTTGCATCGTCCCGTTTTTGCGTGGCTATGGCGCGACCCGGTTTCTGTCGCCCGATACGCCGCGCTCGGGTGAGCAGGCGGCGCTTGGCGCGGATCTGCTGGCATTGATGGATGCCCTCCATATTCAAAAAGCCATTCTCGGTGGTTACGACTGGGGTGGCAGGGCTGCCTGTATCGTGGCTGCGTTATGGCCGCAGCGGGTCGTCGGTTTGGTCAGCGCCGGCAAGGGCTACAACATTCAGGACATCTCAGCCGCCGCCGAGCCAGGTATGCCGGAACAGGAAGCACGCGACTGGTATCAATACTACTTTCACACCGAGCGGGGCCGCAGAGGCCTGGATACGAACCGGCGCGAGATCTGCCGGCTGCTCTGGAAGACATGGTCACCATCCTGGTCCTTTGATGAGGACACATTTGAGCGGACCGCAGTCTCTTTCGATAATCCCGACTTCGTCGATGTGGTGATTCATTCCTACCGGCATCGGTATGGCGTCATCGAAGGCGATCCGGCCTATGCAGGGATCGAAGCGAGATTGGCACGCCAACCCGATATTTCGGTTCCGAGCATCGTGCTGCTGGGCGCGGACGATGGCGTCGATCCTCCGCCTCGGGAAGACGAGGATGCTGGGAAATTCAGCGGAGTCTATGCGCGCCGCGTACTGCCTGGCGTTGGGCACAACGTGCCGCAGGAAGCGCCGATCAGTTTTGCTGTCGCAATTCGGGAACTGGTCGAGCGGAGCTGATCAGCACCTTGGTTTGCGCCTATCCCTTGATCTCCGTCGGCGGCGTCACGTTCGTGGGCATTTTCATTCCCTGGTCGTGCAGGTAATTCGCGAGATCGAGGGAATGGTCGGCGATGTCCCAGCGGACGACCATCCCGTTTTCAATCCGCAGCATAAAGCTCTCGACCGAGGTGCCGCCCTTGCCGGTTGGCGCAATGCCGTTGAAGGGTCCGCCGTCATGCTTCCAGTGCAGATTGATGGTGACCAGGCCCCGGTCGCCGGCGACGAAATGATCGATGAGGTCGATTCGCGGGCGGAACGCGAGCCCGAACGATTTCTGCCATCGCTTCAGGTTCTGCAGGCCGACGATATTGCGCCCGGCGGGACTGTTGGCGACCACGTCGGGGTGGACCACTGCGTCCCACCGGTCGAGCTCATCTGCCGCGAGCGCTTTGTAAATTTCTAGTGCAATATTGGCCTCGGGCGCCGATGCGGGGCGCGGTATGGCCGCCGGTTGCGTTGCAGCCCGCCCGATATTGAGCAGGCCCGTCGCGGCAATCGCACCGCTGGCAAGCATGACGCGGCGTGCCAGGGATACCGCACTTTGAGATTTCAGCTGATTCATTTTTCCTCCGGTGTAGGTAAGTGGAAAACATAGTAGCCGCCGCAAGCGCCGCTGATAATGGACCTATGTCGAATAACCTTGATTCGATCCCGGAATAGATCGGATCGGCGTGCCGTTCAGGAGGAGGTGGCCGCGCCGGCCTGGAGCGCGGCGGCGAAGTAGTCGGTAACGCAGCGTACGCGCGAAGAGACCAACCGGCGATTTGCCCAGATCAGGCTGATGTCCAGGGCTTGTTTCGAAAAATCATCGAGTACCGTGATGATGTCGGGATGGCGCAATTCGTCGCAAAGCGACATGCGCGTGAACAGCCCGATTCCAACTCCGGCCAGCACCCCGGCCCGTATCGTTTCGATGCTGTTCGACCGGAGGTTGCCGGAGACGGGAACGCTATATTGCCCTTGCGGTCCGACAAACGGCCAGGTTTCGGCATTGCCCGTGCCTTCGTAGACCAGGCAATTATGGTGGGCCAGATCCGCAGGGGTGGCAGGGATGCCGTGCTGGTCGAAGTAGCGGCGGGCTCCGACGCAAACCAGGCTGGAGGTCGCCACGCGCCGCACCACTGCATCGAGTTCATTGACAGCGCCGACGCGGATGGCAAGGTCGATGCGGTCGTCGACCATGTCGCGTACGGAGTCCGACAGGACAAGATCGACTTTCAGCTTCGGATAACGGGACAGCAGATCCGGTAGGAGGGGCAGGATATGAAGGCGGCCGAAAGTTGCCGCCACCGCGATTCTGATTTGGCCTGCGACATTCAAGGTCCGGTTGGTAAGTTCGCGGT encodes:
- the guaA gene encoding glutamine-hydrolyzing GMP synthase, whose product is MHSKILILDFGSQVTQLIARRVRDSGVFSEVFPYDVSDEFVRNYGAAGVILSGSHNSTLDGDSPRAPQAVFELGVPVLGICYGMQTMAAQLGGKVENGLVREFGYAEVRARSHTKLLDGINDFVTDEGHGMLKVWMSHGDKVLEMPPGFVLMGNTPSCPIAAMANEEKHFYGVQWHPEVTHTVQGKAMLGRFVHEICGCKSDWNMPDYISEAVEKIRAQVGTDEVILGLSGGVDSSVAAALIHRAIGDQLTCVFVDHGLLRLDEGKMVMDMFAKNLGVKVIRVDAEDQFMGHLAGVADPEQKRKIIGREFVEVFQVESGKLVNAKWLAQGTIYPDVIESAGKGKKGQTIKSHHNVGGLPETMKLKLLEPLRELFKDEVRKLGVALGLPHDMVYRHPFPGPGLGVRILGEVKKDFADLLRRADAIFIEELRNTPYEAVVVPGFDQDSVPTNWYEATSQAFAVFLPVKSVGVMGDGRTYEYVVALRAVQTQDFMTAHWAHLPHALLGKVSNRIINEVRGINRVVYDISGKPPATIEWE
- a CDS encoding LysR family transcriptional regulator, translating into MDRFHEMAAFVAVVETGGFSAAARRTGDTQSSISKLVGSLEKRLGVKLFNRSTRSVTLTDDGQSYYQRTKPLLEEIDSADRELTNRTLNVAGQIRIAVAATFGRLHILPLLPDLLSRYPKLKVDLVLSDSVRDMVDDRIDLAIRVGAVNELDAVVRRVATSSLVCVGARRYFDQHGIPATPADLAHHNCLVYEGTGNAETWPFVGPQGQYSVPVSGNLRSNSIETIRAGVLAGVGIGLFTRMSLCDELRHPDIITVLDDFSKQALDISLIWANRRLVSSRVRCVTDYFAAALQAGAATSS
- a CDS encoding ester cyclase, which codes for MNQLKSQSAVSLARRVMLASGAIAATGLLNIGRAATQPAAIPRPASAPEANIALEIYKALAADELDRWDAVVHPDVVANSPAGRNIVGLQNLKRWQKSFGLAFRPRIDLIDHFVAGDRGLVTINLHWKHDGGPFNGIAPTGKGGTSVESFMLRIENGMVVRWDIADHSLDLANYLHDQGMKMPTNVTPPTEIKG
- a CDS encoding alpha/beta hydrolase produces the protein MAQLPILHRVSAGVLDVAYYEAGPADGVPTVLLHGFPYDAHAFDEVTASLAGAGHRCIVPFLRGYGATRFLSPDTPRSGEQAALGADLLALMDALHIQKAILGGYDWGGRAACIVAALWPQRVVGLVSAGKGYNIQDISAAAEPGMPEQEARDWYQYYFHTERGRRGLDTNRREICRLLWKTWSPSWSFDEDTFERTAVSFDNPDFVDVVIHSYRHRYGVIEGDPAYAGIEARLARQPDISVPSIVLLGADDGVDPPPREDEDAGKFSGVYARRVLPGVGHNVPQEAPISFAVAIRELVERS
- the guaB gene encoding IMP dehydrogenase produces the protein MRLLQKALTFDDVLLVPAYSNVLPADTSLKTRLTRNITLNIPLLSAAMDTVTEGRLAIAMAQEGGIGIIHKNLNPKDQAREVAKVKRFEAGVLRDPITIPPTMKIRDVIKLTEQYGISGFPVVEGKEVVGIITNRDLRFEQELDAEARAKMTPREKLVFIKESGDGADRDEAKRLMNKHRLERVLVVNDAFELRGLITVKDIQKSTEHPNASKDQHGKLLVGAAVGVGAKDEERIELLVAAGVDVLVVDTAHGHSQGILDRVKWIKTKFPHVDVIGGNIATAAAAKALVEYGADAVKVGIGPGSICTTRIVAGVGVPQITAISNVAEALEGTGVPCIADGGIRFSGDISKALAAGASTVMMGSMFAGTEEAPGEVILYQGRSYKSYRGMGSLGAMSDGSADRYFQDATMKADKFVPEGIEGRVAYKGSVLAIIFQLVGGVRQSMGYCGCATIDELRNKAEFVEITSAGMRESHVHDVQITKEAPNYRSGD
- a CDS encoding SDR family oxidoreductase translates to MMDKPNSSRRAVVGAAATGLLGAAMAPSLAKSGADAGADVPPKDPLTAYPAPPFPKQQQPWPGLTSKMNPRPDHGETSYKGSGRLKGRKALLTGGDSGIGRAAAIAYAREGADVAINYLPAEEADAREVVALIRAEGRKAVAIPGDIKDEAFCKKLVADAARELGGLDILVNNAARQFSRDSILDMTTAQFDETFKTNVYAMFWITKAAVPLLKPGATIINTASVNAYEPSENLIDYAATKGAIMIFSKGLAKQLAPKGIRVNAVAPGPFWTPLQVTGGQPPDKLPEFGADTPMKRPGQPAELAGIYVLLASNESSYATGQVYAAVGGRGGP